The window GGTCAGTTCATACACGTCGAGATACGACTCGTTGATCGAACCGTGTTCGCATACCAACAGCCGCTGAACCTGTTCGTCCGTGAGCTTGTCCAGCACACCGTACCCGAACCAGTCCGCCAGCGAAGTCATCAGCGTCAGCGCCTGCCGCTGCCCAGCTTCCACATAGGCGGCCCGGAGACCGTGAAGCATCTTGTTGATCAGGTAAAGCGGAGCCCACGCCCCGTTGACGGTCGGATTGTCGGTCCGAATCTCCCCGGCCGCCACTCTCCGGAACAACTCCCGCCCGTCGGCAATGGCCATGATATACCCGTCGCCGCCCGCCTTCCGGCAGGCTTCGAGTTCCGAGAGGGTGTATTCCAACCGCCGGAGCAGGCGTTCGTCACCCGTCGCCCGGTACATCAGCGACAACCCCGACAGATAGTATCCCATGAATCCGCCGCGCAGGGGCCCGACACCCCAGACATCCTCGGATTCCCATCCGGCATAGGGCTGAGCTTTCGGAGCCAGCCCGGCTTCAATCCGGAAAAAGTGAAGCAGCGAATCGGGCTGCAACCAGAGCAGATAATCCCGCCCCTGCTCCTGCAATTCCAAGAGCGGTCCCGGGAGTAAGTTCACTTCGTCCGGGGCAAACCAGGCCACCCGGTCGGCGATGCAGGGAGCGACCTTCGGTCCACGGGACGCATCGCACCCGGCGAATGCGGATAAACAAAGGACGGCAAGGCCCAACCAATAATAATGTCTCTTCATCATTCTATGGTTCTAAATACACGTTTGACTGCTTCCAGATATCCGTAACCGTTCAGGCTGTCGGGCTCGAGGCAGCTGCCCTCGGCCCATTCGTTCCAGGCGTTGATCGTGATCAGGGGCGGTTGGTCGGGATGTGCATCGACATAGGCTTTCGCACGCCGCAGAAATGCTTCGAACCGGGCCGGCGTCGATCCCGTCACACAGGGCTGCAACCCCTCGGGATAGCGAGGGTTCGGGTCCCAACCGATCGACACATGCGGGAAATAGGGAACATCGAATTCCCGGTCGAACTTTTCATAATAGGCGGAGGCCATATCTCCCCACTCCTGATAATCCCGGTCCGCCGGCACTAGGTGGCACCATTGGTAATTGGTCAGGCTCTCGAATCCGAAACGGCGCACCGTGTTCTGCTGGGAGACGGAGGTATCCCCCGCCATACCCGTCGAAGTCGCAGGCAGCAGAAACCAAAGGATCGGCTGAATGTGCACTCCCGGCAATCCGGCTTCGACACATTTCTTCCGGAACCGGTCGAGCGCGGCAACCGCCTGCTCCTCACCGCCCATTTCACGGATGAAAGTCGAAGTTTCGTAGATGGAGAAAACCGGTTTGCCGTCGATCTTGTAGTAATTCGGCAGTTTGAAATAATCTTCGATCAGGTGGTCGGCAATCCGGTCGAATATTTCCGGCGTAACCGGCTCCGGCCAGTAGACTTTGCTCTTGTCGGGATCGGCCGCATCGAGATAGGAAGTCATCACATGGTTGGCCCACATCAGATAAAACTTCATTTTCCGATTATTCCCGGCTTGCAGAAAGCCCTTGTTCAGCACATCTTCCAGGAACGGACGGTCATCGTACCAATACCAGTCGAAAATGAAAGTATTGACCCCGTATTCGAGGGCCGTGCGAATTTTTTTCTCCTGCACCTGCGGATCGGCCTCGTCCAGATACCCCCACAGCGGGATACGGGGCTGCCGGTGTCCTTCGAATTTAGGGCGAGCCTTGTAAACGGCCTCCCATTCGCCGACCCCGTCGGGGAAAATCCCGATCTCCGCGAAACGGGGATCATTGTGATAAGCCGGCCAGACGAATGCGGCGACATCGTATTCGGCGGCAGGAGGTCTGTCCTCCCCGCAGGACGGAGCGGCGAGACATAGTGCTCCGGCGAGGAATAAAACAAAGGTCTTCTTTTTC of the Alistipes senegalensis JC50 genome contains:
- a CDS encoding glycoside hydrolase family 99-like domain-containing protein, whose amino-acid sequence is MKKKTFVLFLAGALCLAAPSCGEDRPPAAEYDVAAFVWPAYHNDPRFAEIGIFPDGVGEWEAVYKARPKFEGHRQPRIPLWGYLDEADPQVQEKKIRTALEYGVNTFIFDWYWYDDRPFLEDVLNKGFLQAGNNRKMKFYLMWANHVMTSYLDAADPDKSKVYWPEPVTPEIFDRIADHLIEDYFKLPNYYKIDGKPVFSIYETSTFIREMGGEEQAVAALDRFRKKCVEAGLPGVHIQPILWFLLPATSTGMAGDTSVSQQNTVRRFGFESLTNYQWCHLVPADRDYQEWGDMASAYYEKFDREFDVPYFPHVSIGWDPNPRYPEGLQPCVTGSTPARFEAFLRRAKAYVDAHPDQPPLITINAWNEWAEGSCLEPDSLNGYGYLEAVKRVFRTIE